In the Passer domesticus isolate bPasDom1 chromosome 4, bPasDom1.hap1, whole genome shotgun sequence genome, one interval contains:
- the PAQR3 gene encoding progestin and adipoQ receptor family member 3 → MHQKLLRSAHYIELGSYQYWPVLVPRGIRLYTYEQIPVFLKDNPYITDGYRAYLPSRLCIKSLFILSNETVNIWSHLLGFLLFFTLGIYDLTAVLPAAGASREDFVICSVCLFCFQVCMLCSVGYHLFCCHRSEKTSRRWMALDYAGISIGILGCYVSGVFYAFYCSNYWRQVYLITVLAMILAVFFAQIHPSYLTQQWHRLRSIIFCSVSGYGIIPTIHWVWLNGGVGASIVQEFAPRVFVMYFIAAVAFLFYISKVPERYFPGQLNYLGSSHQVWHILAVVMLYWWHQSTVYIMQYRHSKPCPEYSADL, encoded by the exons ATGCACCAGAAGCTGCTGCGCAGCGCGCACTACATCGAGCTGGGCAGCTACCAATACTGGCCGGTGCTGGTGCCGCGCGGCATCCGGCTCTACACGTACGAGCAGATCCCGGTGTTCCTGAAGGACAACCCCTACATCACCGATGGATACCGCGCCTACCTGCCCTCCCGCCTCTGCATCAAGAG CCTCTTCATCCTCTCCAACGAGACCGTCAACATCTGGAGCCACCTGCTCGGCTTCCTGCTCTTCTTCACGCTGGGCATCTACGACCTGACGGCCGTGCTGCCGGCGGCCGGCGCCTCCCGCGAGGACTTCGTCATCTGCTCCGTCTGCCTCTTCTGCTTCCAG GTCTGTATGCTTTGCTCAGTAGGATACCACCTCTTCTGCTGCCACCGCTCCGAGAAGACCAGCCGGCGCTGGATGGCGCTGGACTACGCGGGCATTTCCATCGGGATCCTGGGCTGCTACGTGTCAGGAGTGTTCTATGCCTTCTACTGCAGTAAC TACTGGCGCCAGGTGTATTTGATCACTGTGCTGGCCATGATCCTGGCAGTGTTTTTTGCTCAGATCCACCCCAGTTACCTCACAcagcagtggcacaggctgCGCTCCATCATCTTCTGCTCCGTGTCTGGCTATGGAATCATTCCCACCATCCACTGGGTTTGGCTCAATGGCGGCGTTGGGGCATCCATTgtacag gAGTTTGCTCCGCGGGTATTTGTCATGTACTTCATCGCTGCTGTAGCTTTTCTCTTCTATATTTCCAAAGTTCCAGAAAGATACTTCCCAG GCCAGCTGAACTACCTCGGCTCGAGCCACCAAGTGTGGCACatcctggcagtggtgatgcTGTATTGGTGGCACCAGTCCACAGTGTACATCATGCAGTACCGGCACAGCAAGCCCTGCCCCGAGTACAGCGCGGACTTGTGA